A single region of the Candidatus Bathyarchaeota archaeon genome encodes:
- a CDS encoding archease translates to MPMRRRFEFLEHTADAYVAAYGRTLEEAFENAALATFEVMTDVEKVELKVEDDVEVEGHDEYALLYSWLEKLLVKFDLTDNLYSRFKIFSIEETSSGLKLKAKIWGEPLNLAKHPRKVGVKAVTYHRMEILKKPKSVIVKFILDI, encoded by the coding sequence ATGCCAATGAGAAGACGGTTCGAGTTTTTGGAACACACTGCTGACGCCTATGTAGCCGCTTACGGCAGAACCCTAGAAGAAGCTTTTGAAAACGCAGCCTTAGCCACTTTTGAGGTCATGACAGATGTCGAGAAGGTTGAATTAAAAGTCGAAGATGACGTGGAAGTGGAGGGACACGATGAATATGCCCTCCTCTACAGCTGGTTGGAAAAACTCTTAGTCAAGTTTGATTTGACCGACAACCTATACTCCCGCTTCAAGATTTTCAGCATAGAAGAAACATCAAGCGGTTTGAAACTGAAGGCAAAAATCTGGGGAGAACCTCTTAACCTCGCGAAGCATCCACGAAAAGTTGGAGTAAAGGCTGTAACTTACCATCGAATGGAAATCCTGAAAAAGCCTAAATCGGTAATCGTAAAATTCATTTTAGACATTTAA
- a CDS encoding ECF transporter S component — protein MSQMNVHRISLIAMLVSLSVATNYALIGVPNVKMMDFIVFIGGFCLGPLAGALIGIFTWAVYGTLNPFGFIPQIWLATMFSEAIYGLIGGLLGKNLVSNNFDNQRLRLSIFLGVTGFILTLFYDLITNVVYALTFSLPIIVTVALGAPFTILHELSNATIFAVGSFPIIKAVGKIMKR, from the coding sequence ATGTCACAAATGAACGTTCACAGAATTTCCCTCATCGCAATGCTTGTATCTCTCAGCGTAGCAACAAACTATGCTTTGATAGGCGTGCCAAACGTGAAGATGATGGATTTCATAGTTTTCATTGGAGGATTTTGTCTCGGACCCCTTGCTGGAGCTTTAATAGGCATCTTCACATGGGCAGTTTACGGGACACTAAATCCATTTGGCTTTATCCCGCAGATTTGGCTTGCAACCATGTTTTCAGAGGCAATTTATGGATTAATCGGTGGTCTTCTAGGAAAGAACCTTGTCTCAAATAACTTCGATAACCAACGTCTTAGACTAAGTATTTTCCTCGGGGTCACAGGATTTATTCTAACATTATTTTATGATTTAATCACAAACGTGGTCTACGCATTAACATTCAGCCTGCCAATCATAGTTACAGTCGCTCTTGGTGCTCCATTTACAATTTTGCATGAACTCAGTAATGCTACAATCTTTGCTGTCGGTTCATTTCCAATCATTAAGGCAGTTGGAAAAATTATGAAGAGGTGA
- a CDS encoding YbjQ family protein, protein MPGYEITKVLGTVHGMTVRTRGVGGKIIAGIEGVFGGEVTSYTSECEKARKESLRRLIDNAARMGANAIIGADFETSDILQGSATVFAAWGTAVIVKPVKKTE, encoded by the coding sequence ATGCCCGGCTACGAGATTACGAAAGTTTTAGGTACAGTTCACGGGATGACCGTGAGGACAAGGGGTGTTGGAGGAAAAATCATAGCTGGAATCGAAGGCGTTTTCGGCGGCGAAGTAACCTCGTACACTTCGGAATGTGAAAAAGCACGAAAAGAGTCTCTGAGAAGATTAATTGATAACGCCGCTAGAATGGGAGCCAACGCAATTATCGGCGCAGACTTTGAAACAAGCGACATTCTACAAGGTTCAGCAACGGTGTTCGCTGCGTGGGGAACCGCAGTGATAGTTAAACCCGTAAAGAAAACAGAGTAA
- a CDS encoding DUF4430 domain-containing protein, with amino-acid sequence MTALLKNKWILATMVVLCLAIVAFSAFGYYYYQYTDLVDRIGGAPGSINLSVDYANGTRQWFNGTIGATLYDAMTQAGWNVEATSFGVMGLYVTSINGVEESAEDSKYWSWWTWTEYGWSHGGSACDKYVVSASESIIWYYSYSNTTTWKMTAPP; translated from the coding sequence TTGACGGCATTATTGAAAAATAAATGGATATTAGCTACGATGGTCGTTCTTTGCTTGGCAATAGTTGCTTTTTCAGCGTTTGGATACTACTATTATCAATATACAGATCTGGTAGACAGAATTGGCGGAGCACCTGGCTCCATCAACCTGAGTGTTGACTATGCTAATGGAACACGGCAATGGTTTAATGGAACAATTGGAGCAACGCTATACGATGCTATGACACAGGCAGGATGGAATGTTGAAGCCACTTCATTCGGCGTTATGGGCTTATATGTAACCTCAATCAACGGCGTAGAAGAATCGGCGGAGGATTCAAAATATTGGAGCTGGTGGACCTGGACAGAATACGGGTGGTCACATGGAGGTTCCGCATGTGATAAATACGTCGTAAGTGCCAGCGAATCCATCATCTGGTATTACTCATATTCCAACACAACAACATGGAAGATGACCGCTCCACCTTAA
- the cas1 gene encoding CRISPR-associated endonuclease Cas1: MVRQRTKKIFVTDKGEYLGFRANEFFLNDKNREEKGSWDIEHKEISEIVLKGGNLVSTNALVTALEWKISMVVTRWNGEPVGILKALDDDSHVKTRIGQYESVSNGLGMDIAKKIVYAKLEGQNKVLRKHGFRQYDLFGIKNRINNVEESNLVAVRKRLLGIEGATSKNYFKEVFLLFPLWLRCNYRRTKGAYDGLNNLFNFGYSILYWKCYHAVLRARLEPYLGFLHSMQFGKSSLVCDLMELYRYFIDDCLIRFGETLRKGDFRRVYFGYPNKRNKYPRLFLKKEKHREFERCLHDCFEFKTMIPRVRGRGHSKSQTIETLVNEEAMLLARFLRGERKTWQPRTASLPA; the protein is encoded by the coding sequence ATGGTTAGGCAGCGGACCAAAAAAATCTTTGTAACCGACAAAGGAGAATACTTGGGCTTTCGGGCCAACGAGTTTTTCCTTAACGATAAAAACAGAGAAGAGAAAGGCTCATGGGATATTGAGCATAAAGAGATCAGCGAGATAGTGTTGAAAGGTGGAAACTTGGTTTCTACAAACGCTTTAGTAACAGCTTTAGAATGGAAAATTTCAATGGTTGTTACACGTTGGAACGGTGAACCCGTAGGCATTTTAAAAGCCTTAGATGATGACAGCCACGTTAAAACTAGGATCGGTCAGTATGAAAGCGTCAGCAACGGATTAGGCATGGACATAGCTAAAAAAATTGTGTATGCTAAACTTGAAGGCCAGAACAAGGTCTTACGGAAACATGGATTCAGGCAGTATGATTTGTTTGGGATAAAAAACAGGATTAACAATGTTGAGGAATCAAACTTGGTGGCTGTGAGAAAGCGTTTGTTAGGTATTGAAGGTGCAACGTCTAAGAATTATTTTAAAGAGGTGTTTCTGTTGTTTCCGTTGTGGCTTAGATGTAACTATCGGAGGACAAAAGGGGCATATGATGGCTTGAACAACCTTTTCAATTTTGGCTATTCAATACTGTATTGGAAATGTTATCATGCTGTTTTGAGGGCAAGATTAGAGCCGTACTTAGGCTTTCTACATTCCATGCAGTTTGGTAAGAGTAGTTTGGTGTGTGATCTGATGGAGTTGTATCGTTACTTCATTGATGATTGTTTGATCCGGTTTGGTGAAACTTTGAGGAAAGGTGATTTCAGAAGGGTTTATTTCGGCTATCCAAACAAGCGGAACAAGTATCCCAGACTGTTCTTGAAGAAGGAGAAACATAGGGAATTTGAAAGGTGTTTGCATGACTGTTTCGAGTTTAAAACCATGATTCCACGTGTGAGAGGTAGAGGCCATAGTAAAAGTCAAACTATTGAAACCCTGGTTAATGAAGAGGCCATGTTACTTGCACGTTTTCTAAGAGGTGAAAGAAAAACATGGCAGCCTCGAACGGCCTCTCTTCCTGCATAA
- a CDS encoding S9 family peptidase: MKPKFDLEELSKVWRVGPFEVSADGKKIACMWDREGFWEIFTLELTDDGVSEPKKVSPGPGTKLYPEWTPVEDKVTYMKDNNGDEKYEIYQVPAKGGEVVNLTNRPDVLKQAMSWSPDGKKIAIEGNFDGKFALWMLTLETGEYEKLVYHPLGRWLRPRFSPDGKWVAFAGNRTKNPRNQDLYVIPSTGGADDKLVSLSDDSEDAITFRWSPDSNGIAFVTNVFGSEDIGIASLEDKSITWIAKNRWEKSNPVFSPDGKRLSYTINVKGNFDICITEISSMKTEKLGLPKGVNYNQRFSRNGENIVFLHSGPRSPGDLWEISLETGEKRQLTHSLRDVIDPNYLLEPEVVTYRSFDGLEISAFLYLPKGMKKGLLPAILWIHGGPTAQWVNSWKPGVQFFVSSSFAVLAPNYRGSTGYGKKFRDLNLKDWGGGDLKDVVAGVEYLEKHGISHRSKIGIMGTSYGGYTTWMALTKAPEHFSAGVPICGMTNLITDFNTTREDLRLYSIQQLGHPDENPKLYHDRSPVNFAQNIRAPVFIIHGARDPNVTMGNTDEIEPLLKKYNKPYEKKVYPDEGHGLMKLKNRIDALKLTLDFFQRHLQQ; encoded by the coding sequence ATGAAACCGAAGTTTGATTTAGAAGAACTGTCTAAAGTTTGGCGTGTTGGCCCATTTGAGGTTTCTGCTGACGGAAAGAAAATTGCTTGTATGTGGGACAGAGAAGGATTTTGGGAAATCTTCACCTTAGAGCTCACTGATGACGGTGTTAGTGAACCAAAGAAAGTTTCCCCTGGTCCGGGAACCAAGTTGTATCCAGAGTGGACCCCCGTCGAAGACAAGGTTACCTATATGAAGGACAACAACGGGGACGAAAAATACGAAATCTATCAGGTGCCTGCAAAGGGAGGAGAGGTAGTTAATCTTACAAATAGGCCAGATGTCTTGAAACAGGCGATGAGCTGGAGTCCTGACGGAAAGAAAATCGCAATTGAAGGAAACTTTGATGGAAAATTCGCTCTTTGGATGCTAACGCTTGAAACGGGAGAATACGAGAAGCTGGTGTATCATCCGCTTGGACGTTGGTTGAGGCCTCGGTTCTCTCCAGACGGAAAGTGGGTTGCATTCGCGGGAAATCGTACCAAAAACCCAAGAAACCAAGACCTATACGTTATTCCTAGCACAGGCGGCGCAGACGACAAATTGGTCTCTCTCTCAGACGATTCAGAAGATGCCATTACGTTCCGATGGTCTCCAGACTCAAACGGAATAGCCTTCGTTACCAACGTCTTTGGGTCCGAAGACATTGGAATCGCATCGTTAGAGGATAAATCCATAACTTGGATAGCGAAAAACAGATGGGAAAAAAGCAATCCAGTATTTTCTCCTGATGGAAAACGCCTATCCTACACCATTAATGTCAAAGGAAACTTTGACATATGCATCACTGAAATCTCAAGTATGAAAACTGAAAAGCTGGGCTTGCCAAAAGGCGTGAACTATAATCAAAGGTTCTCTCGTAACGGTGAAAACATAGTTTTTCTGCACTCTGGACCCAGATCGCCAGGTGATCTCTGGGAAATTTCGTTGGAAACGGGTGAGAAAAGACAATTAACTCACTCTCTGAGAGACGTTATTGATCCAAACTACTTGCTGGAACCAGAAGTTGTGACGTACCGCTCTTTTGACGGACTTGAAATCTCTGCTTTTCTATATCTTCCGAAAGGAATGAAGAAGGGGCTCTTGCCTGCAATATTATGGATTCACGGAGGACCCACGGCGCAATGGGTGAACAGTTGGAAGCCAGGAGTCCAGTTCTTCGTCAGCTCGAGTTTCGCTGTTCTTGCCCCAAACTACAGAGGAAGCACCGGATATGGCAAGAAATTCAGAGACCTTAACTTGAAAGATTGGGGTGGAGGCGACCTAAAAGATGTGGTTGCAGGAGTAGAGTACCTGGAGAAACATGGAATCTCTCATAGGTCAAAGATTGGAATAATGGGAACCAGTTATGGCGGATACACAACTTGGATGGCCCTAACAAAAGCTCCAGAGCATTTCAGCGCTGGAGTCCCTATATGTGGAATGACCAACCTCATAACAGACTTCAACACGACCCGAGAAGACCTCCGTCTCTATTCTATTCAACAACTCGGCCACCCAGACGAGAACCCCAAACTATACCATGACAGATCACCAGTCAATTTCGCACAGAACATTCGTGCACCCGTATTCATCATTCACGGTGCACGTGACCCTAACGTCACCATGGGAAACACTGACGAGATAGAACCACTTTTGAAAAAATACAACAAGCCCTACGAAAAGAAGGTCTATCCAGATGAAGGACACGGGCTTATGAAACTCAAAAACAGGATCGACGCGTTGAAATTGACGCTAGACTTCTTCCAACGACACCTCCAACAATAG
- a CDS encoding MBL fold metallo-hydrolase: protein MNNQIAFCLSKVKTVYSKKLNNFIYLIDLKPADIENLISSYVLKASRVAIIESGPLTSVENLLAGLKEIGIRNEQVDYLAVSHVHVDHAGGAGALLRYLPNAKLLVHPRGAPHLVNPEKLWTQTKQALGKVAEMYGEVQPVPKERIITVTDGMIISLGESVELMVLDSPGHASHELSFYENTARGIFTGDTAGIYLSKFDVVMPTTPPPFHLEKTLTSLSRLVEMAPEKLYYSHFGPADDAVRKLKAYTAQLKLWGEIVSDGVKCGEKFATIYERVLEKDASMRQVADFVDNHVVFREFRARDIQGFIEYFKKFSEIHSNSKIRI, encoded by the coding sequence ATTAATAACCAAATTGCCTTTTGCTTATCCAAGGTGAAAACGGTGTACAGCAAGAAACTCAACAATTTCATATACCTGATCGATCTGAAACCTGCAGACATTGAGAACCTGATCTCTTCCTACGTTTTAAAAGCAAGCAGAGTGGCAATCATCGAAAGCGGACCTCTAACATCGGTGGAAAATTTACTGGCGGGTCTAAAAGAAATAGGAATAAGAAACGAGCAAGTCGATTACCTAGCAGTTTCACACGTTCATGTTGATCACGCTGGCGGTGCAGGAGCGCTTTTGCGCTATCTACCTAACGCAAAGCTGCTAGTTCACCCTCGAGGTGCTCCACATTTAGTGAATCCCGAAAAACTATGGACGCAGACTAAGCAGGCTTTGGGCAAGGTAGCAGAAATGTATGGTGAAGTTCAACCCGTTCCAAAAGAGCGAATAATCACCGTAACAGATGGAATGATAATTAGCTTGGGTGAAAGTGTTGAACTAATGGTTCTGGATTCGCCCGGACATGCTTCGCATGAATTGAGCTTCTATGAAAATACTGCGAGAGGAATTTTCACTGGCGACACAGCTGGAATATATCTGAGCAAATTTGACGTAGTGATGCCTACTACTCCTCCACCCTTTCATCTCGAAAAGACTTTAACTTCACTCAGTCGACTGGTCGAAATGGCACCCGAAAAACTGTATTATTCCCATTTTGGCCCAGCAGATGACGCGGTTAGGAAACTGAAAGCTTACACAGCTCAACTGAAACTGTGGGGAGAAATTGTCTCTGATGGAGTGAAATGTGGGGAAAAGTTTGCGACTATTTATGAAAGAGTTTTGGAAAAGGATGCTTCGATGAGGCAAGTGGCTGATTTTGTTGATAATCATGTAGTATTCAGGGAGTTCAGGGCACGGGACATTCAAGGCTTCATCGAATACTTCAAGAAATTTTCTGAAATCCATTCTAATAGCAAAATTCGCATCTAA